Proteins encoded within one genomic window of Aquarana catesbeiana isolate 2022-GZ linkage group LG03, ASM4218655v1, whole genome shotgun sequence:
- the LOC141134333 gene encoding olfactory receptor 5AR1-like, with product MGHLNKTKVIMFVFSGLTHNEQLAAFLFTLFLNVYLVCFVFNFGMMFIVLKAPNLHTPMYYFLSYLSLVDLFYSSVIAPKMLADLLSKIKLISFYGCVFQFFFFDALAVTEALLLSTMSYDRFAAICHPLRYVSIMTNKKCLSLAFLSFSIGFLQSVVQTSCVFSLEFCGSNLIDHFYCDVPPLLKLACSSTLWCDSITFFFVFACGVGSLMPILVSYTFIVSSILKIKSSHGRQKAFGTCSSHLMCISIFYGTVFFIYLRPPNSALKIQDKSASVFYTVMIPMLNPLIYSMRNQEVKQVLKKVLHIDH from the coding sequence ATGGGCCacctaaacaaaacaaaagtgatcATGTTTGTGTTCTCTGGACTAACACATAATGAACAGCTGGCCGCATTTCTCTTTACTCTTTTCTTGAATGTTTACCTTGTTTGTTTTGTGTTTAACTTTGGCATGATGTTCATAGTCCTTAAAGCCCCAAACCTTCACACACCAATGTACTACTTTCTTAGTTACCTTTCTTTGGTGGACCTTTTCTACTCCTCAGTCATAGCTCCTAAAATGTTGGCTGACCTTTTGTCCAAGATAAAGTTAATATCCTTTTATGGCTGTGTGTTCCAGTTCTTTTTCTTTGATGCTTTGGCCGTTACAGAAGCACTTTTACTCTCAACTATGTCCTATGACCGCTTTGCTGCTATCTGCCACCCTCTACGTTATGTTTCCATTATGACCAACAAAAAGTGCTTGAGTCTTGCTTTCCTTAGTTTTTCTATTGGTTTCTTGCAATCTGTAGTACAAACCAGCTGTGTGTTCAGTCTTGAGTTCTGTGGCTCAAACCTCATAGACCATTTCTACTGTGACGTACCACCACTGCTTAAACTGGCCTGCTCCAGCACTCTGTGGTGTGATTCAATAACGTTCTTCTTTGTTTTTGCTTGTGGTGTAGGCTCATTGATGCCCATCTTGGTGTCATACACTTTCATAGTTTCTTCCATTCTAAAGATAAAGTCCAGTCATGGGAGACAGAAGGCATTTGGTACTTGTTCCTCGCATCTCATGTGCATCTCTATTTTCTACGGGacagtttttttcatttatctACGTCCTCCTAACAGTGCCCTTAAGATTCAAGATAAGTCGGCGTCTGTGTTTTACACAGTCATGATACCAATGCTGAACCCTCTTATATATAGCATGAGAAACCAAGAGGTGAAACAGGTTCTCAAGAAAGTACTTCACATAGATCACTGA